One part of the Mariniflexile litorale genome encodes these proteins:
- a CDS encoding RagB/SusD family nutrient uptake outer membrane protein: MKNLKTIKILVSFAFIAMFSCADDFIDVASQDENSEDFFNSEADYQNALIAAYDYLQATAQQFQVAEIASDNTLAGGESATDSPGIQEIDDMIHTPVNAQLRNIWTWMYTGVNRTNYIMEFQNKTDFVNKTSVLAQTRFLRAFYYFELVKWFGDVPLVVDKRIQFGDQFGIERTPKAQVYAQIEQDLIFAVDNLPYTQSQTGRITKGAAEALLGKAYLYQEKFTEAATVLENLIDKGPYDLLPSNIAPLMWENEYENSIESVFEIQYSDVDGGSYDCFQCLEGNYAVGFNGVRGYVGPVFDFGYSFNVPTQDVVDAFEPGDIRLDYSILDIKKWIEENPTASYNEDAGYEQTGYFNRKYIARLGDANRPDAALTNPNNFRAIRFADVLLMAAEALNRGSISDARAQIYLNRVRNRAMLGNVTTTGTNLTNDIYKERRVELVGEGHRFFDLVRTGRAAQAIPGFQTGKHELFPIPIQEIELSGNVWVQNPGYQN; the protein is encoded by the coding sequence ATGAAAAATTTAAAAACTATAAAGATTCTTGTTTCATTCGCTTTTATAGCAATGTTTTCATGTGCTGACGATTTTATTGATGTGGCTTCACAAGACGAGAATTCAGAAGATTTCTTTAATTCGGAAGCAGATTATCAAAACGCATTAATTGCTGCATACGATTATTTACAAGCAACGGCACAACAATTTCAAGTTGCCGAAATAGCATCAGACAATACACTTGCGGGAGGTGAAAGTGCTACGGACTCACCCGGTATACAAGAAATTGATGATATGATTCACACACCAGTAAATGCCCAACTTAGAAATATTTGGACATGGATGTACACGGGGGTTAATCGTACCAACTACATCATGGAGTTTCAAAATAAAACCGACTTTGTTAACAAAACAAGTGTTTTAGCTCAAACCAGATTTTTAAGAGCTTTCTATTACTTTGAATTGGTGAAATGGTTTGGAGATGTGCCTTTAGTGGTAGACAAGCGTATTCAATTTGGTGATCAATTTGGAATTGAAAGAACCCCTAAAGCGCAAGTATATGCTCAAATAGAACAAGATTTAATTTTTGCGGTAGACAATTTGCCTTACACACAAAGCCAAACAGGAAGAATTACAAAAGGTGCAGCCGAAGCATTGTTAGGCAAGGCATATTTGTATCAAGAAAAATTTACGGAAGCAGCTACTGTTCTTGAAAACTTAATAGACAAAGGTCCTTATGATTTATTGCCTTCAAACATTGCTCCATTAATGTGGGAGAACGAATATGAAAATAGTATAGAATCTGTTTTCGAAATTCAATATTCTGATGTTGACGGTGGTTCATACGATTGTTTTCAATGTTTAGAAGGTAATTATGCTGTTGGTTTTAATGGTGTAAGAGGCTATGTAGGTCCGGTTTTCGATTTCGGATATAGTTTTAATGTACCAACTCAAGATGTTGTAGATGCTTTTGAGCCTGGAGATATTAGATTAGACTATTCTATTTTAGATATTAAAAAATGGATTGAAGAAAACCCAACAGCCAGTTATAATGAAGATGCTGGATATGAGCAAACAGGCTATTTTAATAGAAAGTACATAGCACGATTGGGAGATGCCAACCGTCCCGATGCAGCACTTACAAATCCTAACAACTTTCGTGCAATACGTTTTGCAGATGTATTGTTAATGGCAGCCGAGGCACTAAACAGAGGTTCTATTAGCGATGCTAGAGCTCAAATCTATTTAAACAGAGTTCGAAATAGAGCCATGTTAGGCAATGTTACAACTACAGGAACCAACTTAACAAACGATATTTACAAAGAACGTCGTGTTGAATTAGTGGGTGAAGGACACCGTTTTTTCGATTTGGTTAGAACAGGAAGAGCTGCTCAAGCTATCCCTGGTTTTCAAACAGGAAAACATGAGCTTTTTCCAATTCCTATCCAAGAAATAGAATTATCTGGTAACGTTTGGGTACAAAACCCAGGATATCAAAACTAA
- a CDS encoding glucan endo-1,3-beta-D-glucosidase, whose amino-acid sequence MKNIKYIIGIFLSISMLFTSCQDDDNELGDLIAPSNIEIIVTYIDDGAESPAPGLGSGEIKVSAKADKATAYQFVIQGQTKLQKSGSVSHTFTTLGTNTYAVTVIAFGTGGVSSTKTIEVEVQALYEPPADLLTMLTSNSSRSWRIAYETPNYFGLGPVGTTRLGEYFPNGGTPDKSTSGMYDDRYIFNSDGTFTHDTGDDGAVFGRNGLINEIGGPGDGTADGDDILKYSYADYSESWTLTAPGGVETLSLSGLGFIGYYIGGSTPHSYKIFARTDNSMSLIATDGNNQFDWNFILIAD is encoded by the coding sequence ATGAAAAATATAAAATATATAATAGGAATATTCCTTTCAATATCAATGCTATTCACTAGCTGTCAAGATGATGACAACGAACTTGGAGACCTTATAGCACCTTCAAATATTGAAATAATAGTTACTTATATTGATGATGGTGCAGAATCACCCGCTCCAGGATTAGGAAGTGGCGAAATTAAAGTTTCAGCAAAAGCCGATAAAGCTACCGCATATCAATTTGTAATACAGGGGCAAACAAAGCTTCAAAAATCAGGTAGCGTATCTCATACATTTACAACGCTTGGTACAAACACCTATGCAGTTACTGTAATTGCTTTTGGAACCGGTGGTGTTTCATCTACCAAAACCATTGAGGTTGAAGTGCAAGCTTTATACGAGCCGCCAGCAGATTTATTAACCATGCTTACATCTAACAGTTCTAGATCTTGGAGAATTGCTTATGAAACGCCTAATTATTTTGGTTTAGGACCTGTTGGAACTACCAGATTAGGAGAGTACTTCCCGAACGGAGGAACACCCGATAAATCAACTTCTGGAATGTATGACGACCGTTATATTTTTAATAGCGATGGAACCTTTACTCACGATACTGGTGATGATGGAGCTGTTTTTGGTCGCAACGGGCTTATTAATGAAATTGGTGGTCCTGGCGATGGTACAGCAGATGGTGATGATATATTAAAATACTCTTACGCAGATTATTCAGAATCGTGGACTTTAACAGCTCCTGGTGGTGTTGAAACGTTAAGTTTAAGTGGTTTAGGATTTATAGGTTATTATATAGGTGGCAGTACACCACATTCATATAAAATATTTGCTAGAACCGACAATTCCATGTCATTAATTGCCACCGACGGGAATAATCAATTCGATTGGAATTTTATTTTAATAGCAGATTAA